The Roseofilum capinflatum BLCC-M114 genomic sequence ATGGGCCCGTCATAGCCATGATCGCGCAGAACATCCGCTCCGTCTTGGTTTCCCGATATGATTCCGTGGGAATTTTTCAGATTAAAACCCTCTAACACAGAGATGGGAAACTTAACTTCATAGGGTAAGTTCCACCAGGTGAAAAATACATTTTTAGCTTTCAGGTTTAGTTGGTTATTGAGGGTGATTAATTCGGCATGACTGAAGGCTTTTGCGCCTTGTTCGGTCTGCAAGATATTGGGCTTGAATGTTTTTAGCAGTTGCACTAAATCTAGACCAAAGGTTAATAAGCCTTGGTTGTTTTGACTAAAGTTAGATAAAGGCACAACCCGAAAATTGCCCTCATCCACGGGTTGAGTTTCAATGATTTTGTTTTGTACCCCTCCTGGTCGCCATCGTTTGGGGACAACTACGGTTACTTCTATCCTGGGATCGAGTTGGGCCAGTTTTCTCAATTTCTCACGATTGAGATCGACGATATAGGTGTGGCTGGCGATTAAAATTTTCATGATGATCTAGAGTCCAATAACACCATTAAACCGATTGAGAGGTTGTCCATTTTTCGTCTTGCTGGCTATACATTTGCCCAGTTTTCCAGAGAGTTTTGAGTCGAGTTTGCCAAGCACTCAAGTAACCCATGGTGTAGAACCCTGCGCGACTGACAATTTTGATGGGGGAACCACTTTTATTGCAGGGAGGATGACCTAAAACATGGCAGTCAAATAACTTGCTAAAGAACCGGACTTGCTGACCGACGGTCAAATTTTTGAGTCCCATGAGAAAGTGGTTATGGTAGAAGGTAATCTGATATTCTAGCGATCGCGTCGAAATATCGTGACATCCTCCCGTTTCTTCCCCTAAATGCACCAAATTTGCCTCTGGATCGTACCAGATTTTGTATCCGGTCTGGCGCAAGCGCAAGCAAAAATCGGACTCTTCCCGCACCGCACTACCGCGAAATCGCTCATCAAATTCCAGTCCATATCTGGTAAAAATATCACGCCGAAAGGACATATTACACCCACGAGCAGAAATGACTTCCTGAGCTTTCGTGGTATGGACTAAATCAATGTGATACCAAGCGATGCCGGGGTCAAAGGCTTGGGGGGGTAAGTCCTCAATGGTGTAACCATCCTGAGACTCGCCCAACTTCATGCGGTCAAAAACGCGACCCGCTACAGCACCGACTTCCGGGCGATCGTAATTGCGAGCATGGGCCATCAAATACCCGTCCGGTAACACCACATCATCATCAATAAACAGCACCACATCCCCACTAGAGCGCCGTACTGCATAATTTCGCGCTCCAGGTAAACTCGCCCAACTGACTCGAAACAGCTTAATTTTACCTGAATTAGCCATCTCATCCAAGAACGCTTGCACTTCCGGTTTATGCTCGGCGGTTTGATCGACGACTATCAGCTCAAAATGGGGATAGTCCTGCTTAAGGACATCCTGGATACTATCCCGTAAGGGTTCCTCTCGCCCATAGGTAGGAATAATTACAGAAAGAAAAGGTAAACTCATAGTTGGTTACTCTATAGTAGTGGATTGTTTCATCTAATTTGATGCATTAGATTTTGTTTGTAGTGAGCGCTAAAGCGCTAACACCGAACCGAGTTTTCTATTGCCTTATTTTAGTTGAAACAGTCCAGTATAGGGATTCTATCTCCTCTTTTTACTCGATTTACGCCCATTTTTGCCAGATTTAGCCGATTTAGATTTAGATTTCTTGCGTTTTTTCGGATCGGCTTGTGCTTCCAGCAGCGCTTCCAACTCTTCCTTTTTCTTCTGCTCCTCCTTATCAATGGCTGGCAACTTTAACGTAATGCCAGCAAACAACCAATAGTAGACGCACACCGGATCAGTGTCCAGGGGATACCAGTAAGTTTGGTAACTAATAATTAAAATAAATACCCAGAAGCAAGCGCCAAAGTTTCGTAAGCTTTTATCTTTCACCGAACGATAAGATTTAAACGTTTCCCAGGTGAGAACTGTAACCATCAACAAAAACAACGTCAGCCCTGGCTTCCCAAGTTCAAATAGTATTTTTGGAAACCATGTTTCCACCAAAAAAGTCCTCCCAAATGCTCTAGCAGAGTTAGTTGCACGTCCTAATCCATTGCCAAACAAACCGGCTCTCTTGGCAGAACTTTCTGCTTGTTCAGCAATAAAATCGGCGGGGTTAGACGCACCGACTCGACCGATTAAACTATCCCATCTTTCTTGCACAACATCGGGGAATGCTACAGCAGCACCTCCCAATAGCAAGGTCAATCCCAATGCAATGGGAATAAATCGTTTTAGGTTGGCAACTTGACCCGTCAGCACCAGTAAAATAATCGTTACTACTGGTACAAGCATTGTGGCAATTCGTTGCCCTGAAATTACAGAACAAACGAAGTTTAAACCCATGCCAACAAATCCAGCCATTTGCCAGGGAAGAGAAGGATCGCAAAAGGCAGTTGCAAAGGTAAAAAAGGCACTACAAATCATATACCAACCCCAGTGCCAAGGAGAGGGTAACGTACTTGGTAGGCGAATCTGATTTTGTGATGGACTGAAGGTTAAAGAACCTCCCACTAAACATTTGGCCTCAATATCCGCTTTAAATAAAGCATCTCCTATCGCACCGCGTGTTCCGTTGCATGTACCAGATGACAGCATTTGATATTGCATCAAACAGAGAACACAAGTAATAATTGCAAGAATTGTGGTTAAGCGCGTGATCCAGAGCAATTCTTTTTTTCCCCGAATCATATAAAACCCGCAGCTAATTAGGGGGATATATCCCATGAAAACTTTTAAACCTAAAATTCCTAATAAGATCGGTTTATCCCCTGGGTATATTCTTTCAGTTGTATTGATAGCAAGGATGACAAATATACAATAAGCTAATAAAGCGAATATGAAAGGGACTAAAGCTTTGGGCACAAGGAAGGGTAAACGATATCGTTTTGTATATTGATAGATCCCCATTAATCCGGGAATGTAGAACGCATCTTTGGCTAAGTGAAGGAGAGCATTCCCTCCTCCGACCCAATAGACGACCGTGCCGCTGAAGGGCATATAAATATAAAATGCCCACAGAGCTTGAATGGGATAGTTTAAGGAAAATATGAGGACAGCAATACCAAATAATCCGGCCACAAAAAATGAGGGTTCACCCATAACTGCAAATCCAATTAAGCCGAAGACGGAACCGATACCGATCGCCTGTCCGAGGACTCCATTGAACTTTTTGCGAGCATTGGCGGCTTCGCGTTTTTTGGCGGCTAGTTCTTCTTTTGTTGGCGGTGGTTTGACTAGAGTTGCTGGATTAGGTGCTTTTCCTTTGGATTTGAGTTTAGTTTTGGCCATGAGGGAAGCGGAAACGACTCTGCGTTATTGGGTTTGGGAGATCAATACAATTGCACCCTTGCCTAAGATAGCTTAGAGATTGCGTCCGTTGCCGAGCAATGACAGAATACCTGTAGGCTGTTTTTTTATTGACTATTATATGCTACTGAAGTCTACGACCCGCCATATCCGCATTTTTACGGCTGTTATTGAGAAGGAGGAACTGAATCCTTCTGAAAATATGCTGACTCTGGATGTCGATCCGGATAATGAGTTGAATTGGACAGATTCGGCGCTGAAAGCGGTCTATGGGAAGTTTGAGGAGTTGGTGGCGGCTTATGAGGGCCAGGATTTGACGGAGTATAATCTGCGTCGGATTGGCTCGGATTTGGAGCATTTTGTGCGATCGCTCCTTCAGAAAGGAGAACTGAGCTATAACCTGGAAAGCCGGGCAGTCAATTACAGCATGGGCTTACCCCAAGTCGCCGTCGATCAATAATCCTCCCCACCTAAAATCCCTCAAACGGATTAGGCGGTTCAGGACGAGGACGATCGCCCCCTGCCAACTCGGAAGGCGGTCGTTCATCGCTCCAACCCCACCAAGCTTGCCCACATTCACAGAGATAAAATTCTTGCCATTTGCGGCGATGGCCTTGGGTATAAACCGGCGATCGCCGATTTAACCAAACCCGCTCGGCTTCCCTAGAAGTCGCCGCACAACGAGGACAACAAAACTTAAACGCATGGGTCGCCTGCTCTGTCCAAGCCGGTGGATTTAAATCAAACGCTTCCATAAACCTCAAATTCTCCCTAAACCAACGGAGTGCTTATATCCTAAGCTTAAACCCCTTAACCTCAATTTTTCATCGATTATGGCCATTCTGGACTTGACATCGGTCTAATTCCAGAGTCTGATAATAGTCAAATTGGTGTGAACTCACCGGATTGGCTGGCTACTGTAAGGAAGCACTCTGCCCATGAACCCCATCTTAAACCTAATCTCCGCCCTCGGAATCGTCGTCTTATGTCTGATCGCTTGGGTGGGTTCCGAAGACCGCAAAGTGGTTCCCTGGAAAACCATTATCTTTGGGATTAGTCTACAACTGATTATTGGACTGCTCGTTTTCGTCCTCCCTACCCGCGACCTCATTGCCCAACTCAATAATCTGCTCAATGCCCTCTTAGACGCTTCAGAAGCGGGTGCTCGCTTCCTATTTGGGGGGGATACGTCCGCCTTTGTGCCCGATCCCAACCGGGTGGTTGGCCCGGGGCCAGCCGGACGCTGGATTGCGCGGGCAGTCGGTCAACCCTATATCGCTATTCCCGGCGATAAACTTGGCTCCGATAACCTCAATCCGGGCTATATCTTCGCCTTTCGCTCTCTACCGCAAGTGGTCTTCTTTTCTGCTTTAGTGGCTCTGCTCTATCGATTGAATATTATTCAACCGATTGTGAAGGTGTTTGCCCAAATTTTCCAGAAAACCATGAAAATTAGCGGGGCAGAGTCTTTATCGGGAGCCGCTAATATTTTTGTGGGCATTGAATCGGCGATCGCCGTTAAACCCTTCCTTGCTAAAATGACCCGTAGCGAAATCTGTGCCATTCTCACCAGTTGCTTTGGCTCTATCGCTTCCTCTGTCCTCGGACTCTATGCCGGATTTTTGCGCCCCGTCTTTCCCTCCATTGCCGGTCATTTGGTCTCCGCTTCCATTATGACCATTCCCGCGTGTTTCGTAATTGCCAAAATCCTGGTTCCCGAAACCGGAACACCGGAAACCCTGGGTAAAATTCCCGAAGAGCCAGAGCAAGACCCCGAAAAGCGTCCTAATCCCATGGACAGCCTGATTATGGGAGCCTTAGATGGGGTAAAAATGGCCGTCGGTATTGCCGCCGTCATTATCGCCATTTTGGGCTTAGTCGCCCTAATTAATATGGGATTTGATAGCCTATCCGGATTACCTGCACCAGTCGGTACTGTCTTTCAGGTGATCACTCTGCAAAATATTATGGGCTTCCTGTTCTTTCCCCTGACCATGCTCACAGGAGTTTCCCTAGATATTAACGAGATTTGGCAAGCTTCGGTGATTATCGGTCGTCGGGTGTTTGAAACCAATGTGCCACCCTATATTAGTCTTGCTAATCTTAGCCGCACTGGAGCCATTAGCGATCGCGCCATGCTCATCGTCAGCTATGTTCTCTGCGGCTTTACCCACTTTGCCTCCTATGGCATCTTTGTTGGCGGACTCTCTTCCCTGATTCCCGAACGGCGCTCCGAAGTCTCTTCCCTCGGCTTCAAAGCCTTATGGGCCGCTACTCTCGCCACCCTCATGACCGGTTGTATCGCCGGACTCTTTGACTTGGGTAATCCTGCGACATTAGGACGATAAACTGAGGTTTTTCCTCTTGCCTCACCTGCTACAGAGACTCCAAATAACTCAATAAATCCGCCATCACTTGGGGACTGGGCTGAAATTGGGGCATGGGGGGCGTTTTGCCACTGATCACTTGTTCGATTAAACGGCGCTTAGACTTATGCTCTGAAACTCCTTTCAAACTTGGCCCCACTCGGCCATTGGCTTCAAGTCCATGACATCCGGCACAATTCATTTGGAAAATAGCATGACCTTGAACGCGATCGCCTTCCAAAGCCAAGACTTCTTTTAAGTAAGGAGAAGGCCGATCGAAATACTGGATCGAAAAGCCAATTACGCCCACTGACACCAGCACCAGCACTACTATCCCCCAGAGGCGCTTACTCAAGAGGGGGTCACGGAAAGGATGATCCAATATTTTATCACTAAACTGCTTCACCAAGGGGTTTATAACGATTAAATTGAAAACGATCGGAGCAGAACACTCAACAAACTTTGGAGAAATATGAAATTTAATAACATACTAATAACATAACTTAAAATTTCACAACTCTCCAAAACCAGCGTATAGAGACCCGATCTGGTCAAAGTGAAGAGAACACGCTAGGTTATATCTGTCTCCAACGCTGAACCAGCGCGATTTCGCTTATGGAAGGATCTTTTGAAATCACCCTCTTGATTATCCTCACAGTCATGTCCGGGATTAGTGCCCAGGTGCTGGCAGATTTTCTGCGCGTACCGGCGATCGTCTTCCTGTTGCCCTTTGGGATTTTGTTAGGGCCCGATGGTGTAGGATTAATTGATCCTCAACTGCTCGGTATTGGTATTGAAGTGATTGTGGCCCTTTCGGTTGCCCTAATTTTGTTTGAAGGGGGACTGAATCTTGAACTTCGAGATTTGGGTAAAGTTTCTGGAAGTTTGCGGAATCTGGTCACCATTGGCACTTTGATTACGTTGATTGGTGGGGGTATCTGTGCCCATTACTTGGCTGAATTCCCTTGGGGAATTGCCTTTTTATATGCTTCTTTGGTCGTGGTGACCGGGCCGACAGTCATTTCTCCCTTGCTCAAGCATGTGAAAGTGCAGCGGCCGATAGCAACCCTGTTGGAAGGAGAAGGGGTCTTAATCGATCCGGTAGGGGCGATCTTGGCGGTGGTGGTTTTGGATATTATCCTCAATGGGGATGCCGATCCACTTTCTATTATCAGTGGGTTATTGCTGCGCCTAGGCATTGGTGGGGCGATCGGTGCTTTGGGGGGCTGGCTACTGGGTTGGTTTCTCAAGCGCAGTAAGTTTTTGTCTGAAGACTTAAAAAACTTAGTGGTTTTGGCCGGGTTGTTAGGACTGTTTGGCATTGCCCAAACCATTCGCTCCGAAGCCGGACTCATGGCCACCGTTGTCTCTGGGATTGTTCTCCGGGGGTCTTCCCTGCCAGAGGAGCGGTTATTACGGCGGTTTAAGGGCCAACTGACCATGTTGGCGGTTTCCGTCTTATTTATTCTATTAGCTGCTGATTTATCGATCGCCAGTATCTTTGCTTTGGGTTGGGGCAGTGTCTGGACTGTCTTGATGCTCATGTTCGTCATTCGACCCCTGAATATTTGGGTCTGTACCTGGCCCAGTGACATGAATTGGCGACAAAAGTTATTTTTGGGTTGGATCGGCCCTAGAGGAATTGTTTCTGCCTCCGTTGCTTCCTTATTCTCAATTTTATTAACTCAACGGGGCATAAGCGGGGGAGATGCCATTAAAGCCTTGGTGTTTTTGACGATTATTATGACCGTCTTATGCCAAGGTCTAACGGCAGGATGGTTCGCCAGCTTGTTACAAATCACCTCAACGAAAGCCACGGGAGCCGTCATTGTCGGGATTAGTCCCTTGAGTCGGTTAATAGCTCGCTTGTTTGAGGAACAAGGGGAGTCTGTGGTTCTAATCGACACGAATACAGAAGCCTGCCGTCAAGCGGAAGCAGAAGGGTTGCGAGTGTTTGTTAGTAGTGCCCTGGATACGGCCGTTCTAGAGGAAGCGGGACTCGCTTCCATGGGGACATTTTTGGCCATGACCAATAATGGTGAAGTGAATTATGTCTTGGCTCAACGGGCGGTAGAAGAGTTCGATCCCCCTAGGGTGTATGCAGTGTTTCCCCGTGATTCCCAGGGACAGCAACATTCTAAGAGTCCCCAGAAGATTTCCCAGGCATTTATTCCCCACCTGCCGATTAAGATTTGGAATCAGTATGTAGACGAGGGGAAGGTGAAGTTGGGGGTAACGACGCTGAAAACGGAAGGGTTAGGGTTTCAACAGGCCCATTTACAAGCCCTGATCCGGGCTGGGGAGTTGGTTCCGATTTTGTTCTCTAGGGATGGCCGCTTGGAAGTGATGCCTGCGTCGGAAGAGTGGCGCAGTGGCGATCTGATTATTTATTTGCTCCACGATCCGAGACCCGCTCTGTTGAAGCGTTTGTCAGGCGCTTCTCAGGCCAAGCGGTTATCGGTGGAGCGCCTGCCGGAAGTGGAGGAAATCCCCCTGACTCAGGTGGAACCGGAAAAGATTTTAGATGCTGTCCCGGCTGAATCGAAAGCTAACCCGGTTTCAGAGGCAAAGGCGAAGGTGGGATAGGGGAATAGGGAAAAATTACTGATTATCGATTACTGATTACCCATCACCGCCCTGGGCGCTGTAATGTCAAGAATCATGACAGTTTTATCGATGAATTATTAAATATTTTTTCAGGAATATACCAGCTCTGAGAAGGTTAGGGTTCAATGGAGATAGTAAGGAATTTACACGAACAAAGGATTGGGCCCATTGCACGTAAGGACTTAAGGCTATGAAACGACCTTCACAACTAA encodes the following:
- a CDS encoding cation:proton antiporter, producing the protein MEGSFEITLLIILTVMSGISAQVLADFLRVPAIVFLLPFGILLGPDGVGLIDPQLLGIGIEVIVALSVALILFEGGLNLELRDLGKVSGSLRNLVTIGTLITLIGGGICAHYLAEFPWGIAFLYASLVVVTGPTVISPLLKHVKVQRPIATLLEGEGVLIDPVGAILAVVVLDIILNGDADPLSIISGLLLRLGIGGAIGALGGWLLGWFLKRSKFLSEDLKNLVVLAGLLGLFGIAQTIRSEAGLMATVVSGIVLRGSSLPEERLLRRFKGQLTMLAVSVLFILLAADLSIASIFALGWGSVWTVLMLMFVIRPLNIWVCTWPSDMNWRQKLFLGWIGPRGIVSASVASLFSILLTQRGISGGDAIKALVFLTIIMTVLCQGLTAGWFASLLQITSTKATGAVIVGISPLSRLIARLFEEQGESVVLIDTNTEACRQAEAEGLRVFVSSALDTAVLEEAGLASMGTFLAMTNNGEVNYVLAQRAVEEFDPPRVYAVFPRDSQGQQHSKSPQKISQAFIPHLPIKIWNQYVDEGKVKLGVTTLKTEGLGFQQAHLQALIRAGELVPILFSRDGRLEVMPASEEWRSGDLIIYLLHDPRPALLKRLSGASQAKRLSVERLPEVEEIPLTQVEPEKILDAVPAESKANPVSEAKAKVG
- the hpsN gene encoding hormogonium polysaccharide biosynthesis glycosyltransferase HpsN encodes the protein MSLPFLSVIIPTYGREEPLRDSIQDVLKQDYPHFELIVVDQTAEHKPEVQAFLDEMANSGKIKLFRVSWASLPGARNYAVRRSSGDVVLFIDDDVVLPDGYLMAHARNYDRPEVGAVAGRVFDRMKLGESQDGYTIEDLPPQAFDPGIAWYHIDLVHTTKAQEVISARGCNMSFRRDIFTRYGLEFDERFRGSAVREESDFCLRLRQTGYKIWYDPEANLVHLGEETGGCHDISTRSLEYQITFYHNHFLMGLKNLTVGQQVRFFSKLFDCHVLGHPPCNKSGSPIKIVSRAGFYTMGYLSAWQTRLKTLWKTGQMYSQQDEKWTTSQSV
- a CDS encoding NupC/NupG family nucleoside CNT transporter is translated as MNPILNLISALGIVVLCLIAWVGSEDRKVVPWKTIIFGISLQLIIGLLVFVLPTRDLIAQLNNLLNALLDASEAGARFLFGGDTSAFVPDPNRVVGPGPAGRWIARAVGQPYIAIPGDKLGSDNLNPGYIFAFRSLPQVVFFSALVALLYRLNIIQPIVKVFAQIFQKTMKISGAESLSGAANIFVGIESAIAVKPFLAKMTRSEICAILTSCFGSIASSVLGLYAGFLRPVFPSIAGHLVSASIMTIPACFVIAKILVPETGTPETLGKIPEEPEQDPEKRPNPMDSLIMGALDGVKMAVGIAAVIIAILGLVALINMGFDSLSGLPAPVGTVFQVITLQNIMGFLFFPLTMLTGVSLDINEIWQASVIIGRRVFETNVPPYISLANLSRTGAISDRAMLIVSYVLCGFTHFASYGIFVGGLSSLIPERRSEVSSLGFKALWAATLATLMTGCIAGLFDLGNPATLGR
- a CDS encoding cytochrome c, which codes for MVLVSVGVIGFSIQYFDRPSPYLKEVLALEGDRVQGHAIFQMNCAGCHGLEANGRVGPSLKGVSEHKSKRRLIEQVISGKTPPMPQFQPSPQVMADLLSYLESL
- the hpsL gene encoding hormogonium polysaccharide biosynthesis protein HpsL, with translation MAKTKLKSKGKAPNPATLVKPPPTKEELAAKKREAANARKKFNGVLGQAIGIGSVFGLIGFAVMGEPSFFVAGLFGIAVLIFSLNYPIQALWAFYIYMPFSGTVVYWVGGGNALLHLAKDAFYIPGLMGIYQYTKRYRLPFLVPKALVPFIFALLAYCIFVILAINTTERIYPGDKPILLGILGLKVFMGYIPLISCGFYMIRGKKELLWITRLTTILAIITCVLCLMQYQMLSSGTCNGTRGAIGDALFKADIEAKCLVGGSLTFSPSQNQIRLPSTLPSPWHWGWYMICSAFFTFATAFCDPSLPWQMAGFVGMGLNFVCSVISGQRIATMLVPVVTIILLVLTGQVANLKRFIPIALGLTLLLGGAAVAFPDVVQERWDSLIGRVGASNPADFIAEQAESSAKRAGLFGNGLGRATNSARAFGRTFLVETWFPKILFELGKPGLTLFLLMVTVLTWETFKSYRSVKDKSLRNFGACFWVFILIISYQTYWYPLDTDPVCVYYWLFAGITLKLPAIDKEEQKKKEELEALLEAQADPKKRKKSKSKSAKSGKNGRKSSKKRR
- a CDS encoding NAD(P)H-quinone oxidoreductase subunit M, with the protein product MLLKSTTRHIRIFTAVIEKEELNPSENMLTLDVDPDNELNWTDSALKAVYGKFEELVAAYEGQDLTEYNLRRIGSDLEHFVRSLLQKGELSYNLESRAVNYSMGLPQVAVDQ